Proteins from one Salaquimonas pukyongi genomic window:
- the ade gene encoding adenine deaminase gives MNRQQLASAIAQGKGAEPADLVLKGGRFFDLVSGRLIDGNIAISGDRITGTCADYDGKQEIDISGKIAVPGFIDTHLHVESSCVTPFEFDRCVTPRGITTAICDPHEIANVTGISGIEYFLEAALRTVIDLRVQLSSCVPSTTMETAGATLEIGDLLPFIDHPKVIGLAEVMNYPGVLNGDPGILAKLEAFQNRHIDGHAPLVRGYDINGYCAAGIRTDHETTSAEEALEKLSKGMHILVREGSVSKDLDALLPIITERNSPFLALCTDDRNPLDIAEHGHLDYMIRHAIDRGAEPLAVYRAASISAARAFGLKDRGLIAPGWRADIVILDTLEDCNAKTVLAAGRPVNEALFASRKTIPPVARNSVNAPQVSADHFHAPANKAETHVIGIEPGKIITRHLLEDIEVSGGHKLAHPGRDLAKIAVIERHGKNGNIATGFVRGFEMKRGAIASTVCHDHHNIAVVGVSETDMAVAANRLGEIEGGFVVVLDGAILAEVALPVAGLMSLKPFEEVRDELVVLRKAARDLGVTLEEPFLQLAFLALPVIPHLKITDHGLIDVDRFEVIA, from the coding sequence ATGAACAGGCAACAGCTTGCCAGCGCCATCGCACAGGGCAAAGGCGCCGAACCAGCAGACCTTGTTTTAAAGGGCGGCCGCTTTTTCGATCTTGTTTCCGGCAGACTGATTGACGGCAATATTGCCATCAGCGGCGACCGCATCACCGGCACCTGCGCGGACTATGACGGCAAACAGGAAATCGACATTTCCGGAAAGATTGCCGTTCCCGGTTTCATCGACACCCACCTGCATGTGGAGTCTTCCTGCGTCACGCCGTTCGAATTCGACCGCTGCGTCACGCCGCGCGGCATCACCACAGCAATTTGCGACCCGCACGAGATTGCCAATGTCACGGGCATCAGCGGCATTGAGTACTTCCTTGAGGCAGCCCTTCGCACCGTGATCGATCTGCGGGTGCAGCTTTCAAGCTGCGTTCCCTCCACCACGATGGAGACAGCAGGCGCAACCCTTGAAATCGGCGACCTGCTCCCCTTCATCGACCATCCCAAGGTGATCGGCCTGGCGGAGGTCATGAATTATCCCGGCGTGCTCAATGGCGATCCCGGCATTCTTGCCAAGCTGGAAGCATTTCAGAACCGCCATATCGATGGCCATGCGCCCCTGGTGCGCGGATATGACATCAACGGCTATTGCGCAGCCGGCATTCGCACGGACCACGAAACCACCTCTGCCGAAGAGGCGCTGGAAAAACTCTCCAAGGGCATGCACATCCTTGTGCGCGAAGGATCGGTCTCCAAGGATCTTGACGCCCTGCTGCCGATCATCACCGAGCGCAATTCGCCCTTCCTTGCCCTTTGCACCGACGACCGCAATCCTCTCGACATCGCCGAACACGGCCATCTCGACTACATGATCCGTCATGCGATTGACCGGGGCGCCGAGCCGCTCGCCGTGTATCGCGCAGCCTCGATCTCCGCTGCCCGTGCCTTCGGACTGAAAGATCGCGGCCTCATCGCCCCAGGCTGGCGCGCCGACATCGTCATCCTCGACACTCTGGAAGACTGCAACGCGAAAACGGTGCTGGCAGCAGGAAGACCCGTCAATGAGGCTTTGTTTGCATCAAGAAAAACGATCCCTCCGGTAGCGCGCAACTCCGTCAACGCGCCTCAGGTTTCAGCCGACCATTTCCATGCTCCGGCCAACAAGGCTGAAACCCATGTCATCGGCATCGAGCCCGGCAAGATCATCACCCGGCATCTGCTCGAGGATATTGAAGTATCCGGCGGCCACAAGCTTGCCCATCCAGGCCGCGATCTTGCCAAGATTGCCGTCATCGAGCGCCATGGCAAAAACGGCAACATCGCCACCGGTTTCGTGCGCGGTTTTGAGATGAAGCGCGGTGCGATTGCCTCCACCGTCTGTCACGACCATCACAACATTGCCGTGGTCGGGGTAAGCGAAACCGACATGGCGGTTGCCGCCAACCGGCTGGGTGAAATCGAGGGCGGTTTCGTCGTCGTGCTTGATGGCGCAATACTGGCCGAAGTCGCCCTGCCCGTCGCCGGGCTGATGAGCCTGAAACCCTTTGAGGAGGTTCGCGATGAACTTGTTGTCCTGCGCAAGGCGGCACGCGATCTCGGCGTCACACTGGAAGAACCCTTCCTGCAACTGGCCTTCCTCGCCCTGCCGGTCATTCCGCATCTGAAGATTACCGATCACGGCCTGATCGATGTCGACCGTTTCGAAGTAATCGCCTAG
- the kynU gene encoding kynureninase yields the protein MTDFTKTRQQFHLPEGLIYLDGNSLGPMPVCAQAAAKRVIAEEWSKMLIGGWNKAGWMHLPMQLGDRIGRLIGAPAGSVVTGDTLSIKVYQALASALELNPDRKTVLSDNGNFPTDLYMADGLLKSLNGGHQLKVVDPEAVESHIDETIAVVMLTEVDYRSGRLHDMAAITGKAHSAGAVMIWDLAHSAGALPVDLAASNAEFAIGCTYKYLNGGPGAPAFIYVRPDLADKVRPALSGWLGHEAPFAFDLDYRPGAGVERMRVGTPPVIQMAVLDAALGVWDGVDMADIRTRSIELSQRFIELVEAGTDKAQLASPRDPAARGSQVSFRFAEGYAAMQALIAQNVVGDFRAPDIMRFGFCPLYNTLEDVAQAAGILCEIIETGSWDKPEFRKRQAVT from the coding sequence ATGACTGATTTTACAAAGACCAGACAGCAATTCCACTTGCCTGAAGGGCTGATCTATCTCGACGGCAATTCGCTTGGGCCAATGCCCGTTTGTGCACAGGCCGCCGCAAAGCGCGTCATCGCCGAGGAATGGAGCAAGATGCTGATCGGCGGCTGGAACAAGGCCGGCTGGATGCATCTGCCGATGCAGCTGGGTGACAGGATCGGCCGGCTGATCGGTGCTCCGGCCGGCAGCGTTGTTACCGGCGATACGCTTTCCATCAAGGTTTATCAGGCGCTCGCTTCGGCACTGGAACTGAACCCGGACCGGAAAACCGTGCTTTCCGACAACGGAAACTTTCCCACCGATCTCTACATGGCTGACGGTTTGCTCAAATCGTTGAATGGGGGGCACCAGTTGAAGGTGGTCGATCCCGAAGCGGTGGAAAGCCATATTGATGAAACCATTGCGGTGGTGATGCTGACGGAAGTTGATTACCGCAGCGGCCGTCTGCACGACATGGCGGCAATCACCGGCAAGGCGCATTCGGCAGGGGCCGTCATGATCTGGGACCTTGCGCATTCAGCCGGTGCCTTGCCGGTAGATCTGGCGGCCTCAAATGCCGAGTTTGCCATCGGCTGCACCTACAAATACCTCAATGGCGGGCCGGGCGCGCCGGCCTTCATCTATGTGCGGCCTGATCTGGCGGACAAGGTTCGTCCCGCACTTTCGGGCTGGCTTGGCCATGAAGCACCGTTTGCCTTCGATCTTGATTACCGGCCGGGCGCCGGCGTTGAGCGCATGCGCGTGGGTACGCCGCCAGTGATCCAGATGGCGGTTCTCGATGCCGCGCTGGGCGTTTGGGATGGTGTTGACATGGCGGACATACGGACGCGCTCCATCGAATTGTCGCAGCGTTTTATCGAACTGGTGGAAGCGGGAACGGACAAGGCGCAGCTTGCCAGCCCGCGCGATCCGGCGGCGCGGGGCTCACAGGTTTCCTTCCGGTTTGCGGAAGGCTATGCCGCCATGCAGGCACTGATCGCGCAAAACGTGGTGGGCGATTTCCGCGCGCCGGACATCATGCGTTTCGGGTTCTGCCCGCTTTACAACACGCTTGAAGATGTGGCGCAGGCAGCGGGTATCCTTTGCGAAATCATCGAGACCGGCAGTTGGGACAAGCCCGAATTCAGAAAACGGCAGGCCGTGACATGA
- a CDS encoding SulP family inorganic anion transporter, with product MPELLRRYLPILQWGRTYDRQQAGSDLLAAVIVTIMLVPQSLAYALLAGLPAEMGIYASIVPILLYAVFGTSKALAVGPVAVVSLMTAAAIGKIAVPGSAEYIAAAITLAFLSGLMLMALGLLQLGFLANFLSHPVIAGFITASGIIIATSQLKHVLGVPAEGHNLYELAGSLLTHSGGLNPHTFLIGAISAGFLFWVRKGLKPLLTGWGIPARLADVMAKAGPVGAVALTILAAWWFDLGSKGVALVGDVPQGLPPLTMPVFSFDMWLALAGSAMLISVIGFVESVSVAQTLAARRRQRIDPDQELIGLGAANVGAAFSGGYPVTGGFARSVVNFDAGAATPAAGAFTAVGLAFASLTLTPLLYFLPKATLAATIIVAVLSLVDFSILKKTWIYSKADFLAVASTILITLGFGVEAGVTTGVLVSILIHLYKSSRPHMAVVGQVPGTEYYRNVLRHKVITDEHILTVRVDESLYFANARYLEDAIYDLASRRPKLKHVILMAPAINAIDMSALESLEAINERLKAGGVTFHMSEVKGPVMDRLKRTDFLDELTGKVFLSQHQAVSELAGKPRRGGAAKSKPVG from the coding sequence GGCCGGAAGCGACTTGCTGGCTGCGGTTATCGTAACCATCATGCTGGTGCCCCAGTCGCTGGCCTATGCGCTGCTGGCAGGCCTGCCGGCGGAAATGGGGATATATGCTTCCATCGTGCCGATCCTGCTCTATGCGGTGTTCGGCACCAGCAAGGCGCTTGCCGTGGGGCCGGTTGCCGTCGTCTCGCTGATGACGGCGGCTGCCATCGGAAAGATTGCCGTGCCCGGCTCGGCAGAATACATCGCCGCCGCCATCACGCTCGCCTTTCTGTCCGGTCTGATGCTGATGGCGCTCGGGCTGTTGCAGCTGGGTTTTCTTGCCAACTTCCTGTCCCATCCGGTGATTGCCGGTTTCATCACCGCATCCGGGATCATCATCGCCACCAGCCAGTTGAAGCATGTGCTTGGCGTTCCGGCGGAAGGGCACAATCTGTATGAGCTTGCCGGTTCATTGTTGACCCATTCAGGCGGCCTCAATCCCCATACCTTCCTCATCGGGGCTATTTCGGCAGGGTTCCTGTTCTGGGTGCGCAAGGGATTAAAGCCCTTGTTGACCGGGTGGGGCATCCCGGCCCGGCTGGCCGATGTGATGGCCAAGGCCGGCCCTGTCGGTGCTGTGGCGCTCACCATCCTGGCAGCCTGGTGGTTTGATCTGGGTTCGAAAGGCGTTGCGCTGGTCGGCGATGTCCCGCAGGGACTGCCACCGCTTACCATGCCGGTTTTTTCCTTCGACATGTGGCTCGCCCTTGCCGGCTCCGCCATGCTGATCTCGGTGATCGGGTTCGTTGAATCGGTGTCCGTTGCCCAAACCCTTGCCGCCAGGAGGCGCCAGCGCATCGATCCCGACCAGGAGCTGATCGGCCTTGGGGCGGCCAATGTGGGCGCAGCGTTCAGTGGTGGTTATCCGGTAACCGGCGGCTTTGCCCGCTCGGTGGTCAATTTTGATGCAGGTGCGGCAACGCCTGCTGCCGGGGCCTTTACCGCGGTTGGGCTGGCATTTGCCTCGCTGACGCTGACGCCTCTGTTATACTTCCTGCCCAAGGCGACACTGGCTGCGACCATCATCGTCGCGGTGCTGTCGCTGGTTGATTTTTCCATTCTGAAAAAGACCTGGATTTACTCGAAGGCGGATTTTCTTGCCGTTGCCTCGACCATCTTGATCACGCTTGGGTTTGGCGTTGAGGCGGGGGTGACAACGGGTGTGCTGGTTTCAATCCTGATTCATCTCTACAAGTCATCGCGGCCGCACATGGCGGTCGTCGGTCAGGTGCCGGGTACCGAATATTACCGCAATGTGCTGCGCCACAAGGTCATTACCGATGAGCACATTCTGACGGTTCGGGTAGACGAGAGCCTGTATTTTGCCAATGCACGCTATCTGGAAGATGCGATCTACGATCTGGCCTCCCGCCGGCCGAAGCTGAAACACGTTATTCTCATGGCGCCAGCGATCAATGCCATCGACATGAGCGCGCTGGAATCGCTGGAAGCGATCAACGAGCGGCTCAAGGCCGGCGGGGTTACGTTCCACATGAGCGAAGTCAAGGGCCCGGTGATGGACCGGCTGAAGCGCACCGACTTTCTCGATGAATTGACCGGCAAGGTATTCCTGAGTCAGCATCAGGCGGTGAGCGAACTGGCCGGAAAACCACGCAGGGGCGGTGCAGCAAAATCAAAACCCGTTGGATGA